The following are from one region of the [Chlorobium] sp. 445 genome:
- a CDS encoding acyl-[acyl-carrier-protein]--UDP-N-acetylglucosamine O-acyltransferase, with product MSVAEVEIHPTAIVGAGAKLGNGVKIGAYSVIEDDVEIGDGTEITHHVVIYSGARIGKHCRIFPNAVIAAIPQDLKFFGEKTTLIIGDHTTIRECVTLNRGTIALGKTVIGSNCLLMAYVHVAHDCTIGDHVIVANAVQFGGHVEIGDYAFIGGASVVHQFTRIGKHAMIGGAAKVVQDVPPFVTADRSPARYEGINLTGLKRRNFSSAQINIIRDCYRIIFQSGLLIKNAIEKVKAEVPDSPERREILAFFESHSKRKFIRSCFTPPHGESSASN from the coding sequence ATGAGTGTTGCTGAGGTAGAAATTCACCCAACGGCAATTGTAGGTGCGGGTGCGAAGTTGGGCAACGGTGTTAAAATTGGCGCATATAGTGTCATTGAAGATGATGTCGAAATTGGCGACGGCACTGAAATCACGCATCATGTTGTCATTTACAGCGGTGCACGCATTGGCAAGCATTGCCGAATTTTTCCTAATGCGGTGATTGCAGCCATTCCGCAAGACCTCAAATTTTTCGGTGAGAAAACAACGCTCATTATCGGTGATCACACCACCATTCGCGAATGTGTAACGCTTAATCGTGGTACAATCGCCTTAGGCAAAACTGTCATTGGCTCCAACTGTTTGCTGATGGCTTACGTGCATGTGGCACACGACTGCACCATTGGCGACCATGTCATTGTAGCAAATGCGGTGCAGTTTGGCGGGCATGTTGAAATCGGAGACTATGCCTTCATTGGCGGGGCATCGGTGGTTCATCAATTTACACGCATTGGCAAACACGCTATGATTGGTGGCGCGGCAAAGGTAGTGCAAGATGTTCCCCCGTTTGTAACTGCCGACCGCTCGCCAGCTCGCTACGAAGGCATCAATCTTACTGGCTTAAAGCGACGCAACTTTTCCTCTGCGCAAATCAACATCATCCGCGATTGCTACCGCATCATTTTTCAATCGGGATTGCTCATCAAAAATGCCATTGAAAAAGTAAAAGCGGAAGTGCCCGATTCACCAGAACGGCGCGAGATTCTGGCATTCTTTGAATCGCATAGCAAACGCAAATTCATTCGTTCGTGCTTTACACCGCCTCACGGTGAGTCGTCGGCATCCAATTGA
- a CDS encoding FmdB family transcriptional regulator, with amino-acid sequence MPIYDYRCLSCGYETEIQQRITEPALTVCPNCGQETFQRVISAAGGFVLKGTGFYNTDYKNNGSAKSAANGKSQSSEKSGAEKSSVPASTAT; translated from the coding sequence ATGCCAATTTATGACTATCGCTGCCTTTCATGCGGCTATGAAACTGAAATTCAGCAACGCATTACAGAGCCGGCTCTAACAGTCTGCCCGAATTGCGGACAAGAAACCTTTCAGCGCGTCATCAGTGCCGCTGGTGGGTTTGTGCTCAAAGGCACAGGCTTCTACAACACCGACTACAAAAACAACGGTAGTGCCAAATCTGCGGCTAACGGCAAAAGCCAGAGCAGTGAAAAGAGCGGTGCAGAAAAGAGCAGTGTACCTGCGTCTACTGCCACCTGA
- a CDS encoding cell envelope integrity protein CreD gives MAVSLRSSIGLRIIIIAILTLILLIPTAMIDGLITERENRRNAAVQEVSSKWGSEQILTGAILILPYKPSQLERQTDDKGKTITRKVGESLKYIHLLPQSLNITVELLPEIRHRGIYDIALYNAKVKLAGTFSLAELSNLSIEQPENIQWQEATLAIGITDLKGIRDVIPIEWNGKAMFANPGLPTREVIGNIPFNPYKAQRQPVANYDFEPTQGVASSSGVSVKLNDPSLKDFSNALYAFSTTLDLNGSEEFMVVPVGKETTVSIASSWTSPSAIGAYLPEQPLNATSEGFRGTWKVLHLNREYPQAWIGNAYRIYNSAFGVRLLLPVDEYQKNTRTVKYAVMFIGLTFLTFLMTELLNRIAIHPIQYLLIGLALVIFYVLLLSLSEQVGFNWAYILSSLAVIGLIAGYAKSVLKSTLATLLITGILVILYGFLFTILQLQDYALLLGSLLLFVTLALVMYLTRKIDWFNAGKVLDESAKENPVSQT, from the coding sequence ATGGCTGTCTCCCTGCGCTCTTCTATTGGTCTGCGCATCATTATCATTGCAATTCTAACGCTCATCTTGCTGATTCCAACAGCAATGATTGATGGACTAATCACCGAGCGAGAGAATCGGCGCAATGCTGCTGTGCAGGAAGTCAGCTCAAAGTGGGGCAGCGAACAAATCCTAACAGGCGCCATACTTATCCTTCCCTACAAGCCCAGCCAGTTGGAGCGGCAAACTGACGACAAAGGGAAAACGATAACACGGAAAGTCGGTGAAAGCCTGAAATACATTCATCTGTTGCCACAAAGCCTGAACATCACAGTGGAACTCTTGCCTGAAATCCGACATCGTGGTATTTATGATATTGCACTCTATAATGCCAAAGTAAAACTTGCTGGCACATTCTCACTAGCTGAACTGAGCAATCTCTCAATTGAGCAGCCTGAAAATATCCAGTGGCAAGAGGCAACGCTCGCAATAGGGATTACTGACCTCAAAGGCATTCGCGATGTGATTCCCATTGAGTGGAATGGCAAAGCAATGTTTGCTAACCCTGGCTTACCGACACGCGAGGTAATTGGCAATATCCCTTTCAATCCTTACAAGGCACAAAGACAACCTGTTGCGAACTACGACTTTGAGCCTACGCAAGGAGTTGCATCTAGCAGCGGCGTGAGCGTAAAACTCAACGATCCTTCGCTGAAAGATTTCTCAAATGCGCTCTATGCCTTTTCAACCACGCTGGACCTCAATGGCAGCGAAGAGTTTATGGTCGTGCCCGTTGGCAAAGAAACAACCGTAAGCATCGCGTCAAGTTGGACTAGCCCCAGTGCGATTGGTGCATACTTGCCTGAACAGCCACTCAATGCTACAAGCGAAGGCTTCAGAGGCACATGGAAAGTCTTGCATCTTAACCGTGAGTATCCACAGGCATGGATTGGCAACGCCTATCGTATCTACAACTCCGCGTTCGGCGTAAGACTGCTCTTGCCAGTTGACGAATATCAGAAGAATACACGCACCGTTAAGTATGCCGTGATGTTCATCGGGCTGACGTTTCTTACCTTCCTGATGACCGAACTGCTCAACCGCATTGCAATTCACCCGATTCAGTATTTGCTCATCGGTCTTGCGCTAGTCATCTTCTATGTGCTGCTGCTCTCACTCTCAGAGCAAGTAGGATTCAACTGGGCATATATCCTCTCGAGCCTCGCAGTGATTGGATTGATTGCAGGCTATGCCAAAAGTGTGTTGAAAAGTACACTGGCAACGCTGTTAATTACAGGAATCTTAGTGATTCTCTACGGATTTCTCTTCACGATTTTGCAGTTGCAGGATTATGCCTTGCTCTTAGGCAGTTTGCTGCTCTTCGTAACGCTAGCACTCGTGATGTATCTTACACGCAAAATTGATTGGTTCAATGCAGGTAAAGTATTGGACGAGAGTGCAAAAGAAAACCCTGTGTCGCAAACATAA
- a CDS encoding polyprenyl synthetase, whose translation MSSHSAIGKTDLEVCLEAYRQRINRELAKLFQHEPNSLYEPARYILQGKGKRIRPILALMGAEAISGEAEPALPIALAVEVLHNFTLIHDDIMDKAELRHGRLTVHKKWDIDTAILTGDVMHAVSYSLLLRTKSAHLEKIFTIFTDAVAVICEGQSYDKEFEHRHNVTIDEYLMMISKKTGRLMSVSLELGGLAANATPAQAKALRNFGTLIGQAFQVQDDLLDIIAGDKSGKVEGGDVIEGKKTFLLLKALERAKGKDKALLQHIIKHKGIEKERVPEVKAVYERCGVIEEARKLIENDFKQAMKYAKKLPHLAGREKLMQFAAYVMNREF comes from the coding sequence ATGTCTTCTCATTCTGCCATCGGTAAGACCGATTTGGAGGTCTGCCTCGAAGCCTATCGGCAACGCATTAACCGTGAGCTGGCAAAACTCTTTCAACATGAGCCGAACTCGCTCTATGAACCTGCACGGTACATTTTGCAGGGCAAAGGAAAGCGTATTCGTCCAATTCTTGCGCTGATGGGCGCCGAAGCCATTTCAGGAGAAGCCGAGCCCGCATTGCCGATTGCACTTGCTGTGGAAGTGCTACACAATTTTACCTTGATTCATGACGACATTATGGACAAAGCTGAATTGCGCCACGGCAGGCTCACCGTTCATAAAAAGTGGGACATTGATACAGCCATTCTCACGGGCGATGTCATGCATGCAGTTTCTTATTCACTGCTGCTGCGTACCAAAAGCGCTCACTTGGAAAAAATCTTCACGATTTTCACAGACGCCGTCGCTGTAATCTGTGAAGGACAATCTTACGACAAGGAATTTGAACACCGACACAATGTTACAATTGATGAATATCTGATGATGATTTCCAAAAAGACAGGTCGACTGATGTCTGTCTCGCTTGAACTCGGGGGCTTAGCTGCCAATGCTACACCTGCACAAGCAAAAGCACTGCGTAATTTTGGCACGCTAATCGGACAAGCCTTTCAAGTGCAAGATGATTTGCTGGACATCATTGCAGGTGATAAGTCAGGTAAAGTCGAAGGCGGCGATGTCATCGAAGGCAAAAAGACCTTCCTTCTGCTCAAGGCGCTCGAGCGTGCTAAAGGCAAAGACAAGGCGCTATTGCAGCATATCATCAAACATAAAGGCATTGAGAAAGAGCGCGTGCCCGAAGTCAAAGCCGTCTATGAACGCTGCGGGGTAATTGAAGAAGCACGCAAACTGATCGAAAACGATTTCAAACAAGCCATGAAATACGCCAAGAAGTTGCCACATCTTGCAGGACGAGAAAAACTCATGCAATTTGCCGCCTATGTCATGAACCGTGAATTTTAG
- a CDS encoding tRNA 2-methylthio-N6-isopentenyl adenosine(37) hydroxylase MiaE: protein MRTHSCSHLNLPLHYATPEHWAERVLQAPLELLYDHAYLERKAANNALELLNRCTDLNALPQWAVTLAHLAQDETSHLYLVLQLIARRKGVLPRTHRNPYASELRRTVRIGQGKYELLDRLLISALIEARSCERFWLLGESATDKDLQRMYRSLFASEAGHYKTFLKLAETLLEEETVAARWSELLAIEAEIIQKQPQQPTLHSGT from the coding sequence ATGCGCACACACTCTTGCTCTCACCTTAATTTGCCCTTGCACTACGCTACTCCAGAACACTGGGCAGAGCGCGTGCTGCAAGCGCCTCTGGAACTGCTGTACGACCATGCTTACTTGGAGCGCAAGGCTGCAAACAATGCCCTAGAACTTTTGAACCGCTGTACAGACTTGAACGCTTTACCTCAATGGGCGGTAACACTTGCACACCTTGCTCAAGATGAAACATCGCATCTCTATCTGGTCTTACAACTCATTGCACGACGCAAGGGCGTACTGCCACGCACGCATCGCAACCCCTACGCAAGTGAGCTCCGACGCACGGTGCGAATAGGACAAGGCAAGTATGAACTGCTCGATAGACTGCTCATCTCTGCACTGATCGAAGCACGCTCTTGTGAGCGCTTCTGGCTCTTAGGCGAATCTGCTACTGATAAAGACCTGCAGCGAATGTACCGCAGTCTGTTTGCATCTGAAGCAGGGCATTACAAAACCTTTCTCAAGCTTGCTGAAACCCTGCTTGAAGAAGAGACAGTCGCCGCAAGATGGTCTGAACTGCTTGCCATAGAAGCAGAGATTATCCAAAAGCAACCTCAGCAGCCTACACTGCACAGCGGTACATGA